The segment CGGGTCAAGCAAGCCGGCGACCGCGCGCCCGCCAAGCACGTCTGGCACTGCTCGGTCCGGACCGCCCCCGGCGACCGGCGGCTCTCCGACGAGGAGTGGAACGCCGTCGCCCAGCGCATCGTCCACGCCACCGGCATAGCCCCGGCCGGTGATCCCGACGGTTGCCGGTGGATCGCCGTCCGTCACGCGGAAGACCACATCCACATCGTCGCCACTCTGGTCCGTGGCGACCTGCGCAATCCCCGCCTCAACTATGACTTCAACAAGGCCCAGGCCGTCTGCCGGCGCATCGAGGAGGAGATGGGCTTGCGCCGCCTCAACGCCGGCGACGGCACCGCAGCGAAGAACCCCACCAGCGCCGAGAAGTTCAAGGCCGAGCGCACCGGCCGCCCCGAGACCTCCCGCGAGACGCTCCGCGAAGCCGTCCGACAGGCCGTCGCGGGAGCAGACGACGAGAAGGAGTTCTTCACCCGGCTCCGCGAGGCGGGCCTACGCGTGAAGGTGCGCCACGCCCCGTCCGGCGACGCGCTCGGCTACAACGTGGCCCTGCCCGGCGACCGCAACCGCCACGGTGAACCGATCTGGTACCCCGGTTCCAAACTGGCCCCCGACCTGTCCCTTCCGAAGATCCGCCTCCGGCTCGCCGACGGTACCGCCGAGCGGGCAACGCCTTCAGCCGCCGGCGCCCGGGCGGACTGGTCCCCGCCCGCCCGAGAGCGACGCAGCGCCACCGGGATCGCCGAGCGTGCCGCCGTCCTGCTCGACGGCGACGACGATGAAGCCGCCGCCCAGCTCGTCGGCGTCGGAGAACTCCTGGACGCGGTCGCCCAGACCTCCCCGGCCGCCACCCGCGCCGAGCTGGCTGCCGCTGCCCGAGCCTTCGAGCGGGCGACCCGCAGCCACGTCCGAGCAGAGCGCGCCGACACCCGGGCTCTCCGCTCGGCCGCCCGGGGCATCGTTCAGGCCGGCGGCGCGCTCGGCCGGGGCGAGGACGGCGGCACCACAGCCATGCTCGTCTCCACCCTGGTCCTGGTCACCCTCGCAGCCGCCCGCTGGCACTCCGCCCGCAGTCACGCCCAGCAGGCCCATGCCTCCCGACAGGCCGCCGAGCATTTGCGAACTGCCTACCGTCAGGCCGCCGCCACGCCGATGCGGGTGCTGCACGACCAAGGCCGTGCCCTCCCCGAGGCTCAGCGTCGGACACAGGAGGCCACCCTCCGCGCGGCCCTGCCGGAGCAGGGCGTACGAGCAGACGGCACGCCGATGAAGACGGACGCCCTGGTCGCCACCCTCGCCCAGGCCGAGCAGGCCGGCCACGACCCCGAGGACCTCCTGCAACAGGCCATCGACATGCGCGAACTCGACACCGCCGCGGACGTGAACGACGTCCTGGTCTGGCGCCTTCGCCGCCTCGCCCAGCTCCCCGCCCACGCGGGCGAAGCTTCCCGTCGCCCGCAGGCCGGCACCCGCCCGACCAAGACCTCGGCCAACCGCACCAGCGAACGGAACTCACCCACAGCGGCGCCCCGCCCTGCCGTCTCTGACCCGCGCAGCCGCCCACCGCGCCGCTGATCAGCGCGTACGGAAGGCCTGCCACCGACCGACCAGACTCTACGAAATGCCTGGACAGCCGGTTCCACCTGCTGTTACGGATGAAAACAGGAAGCCCTCGACCGGGAGATGACGCTCGTGCCCAGAACTACCGACGGCACCACGGAGCCGGCACCCGCGCTGCCCATACTTCCCACGGGCACCGACCCCCTGGTGCAACTTCAGTACGAGATGCAGCCGACCGATGGCCCCGGCGCAACGCGCTGCGTCAGCCACCCACACGAACTCGCCCTCGGCGGCATGCCCGTGATGTGCTCGGCCTGCCGGGCCCGACGCGACTGGCTGCTCATCAACCACGGCCGCAACGTCTGGGTCCGCTGCCGGTGCAGCAATCAGTGGATCGAACCCGAGATCAGCCGCGCCGACTTCGACGCCCTGGCCGCCAGCCCGTACGGCACGACCTACCCCACCGTCGAGGAGGGTCTATCTGCGCTCGGCTTCGACGGTGTTTTCGCCGGCACTTACCTGGAGTAGGCGAGCGCAGTACGAAGAGCCGAGGAGCGCCACCGACATGTCGGTGGCGCTCGGGCCGGAGCCGAGGCCGACGTAACTGGCAGTGTGGGCAGCGTTGGCCAGGGGCTCCGCAGCACTTCAGCTGTGCCACGGCGCGCTCTACAGGGGCCCGGGTCTGGGTGAGGGAGCGGTTGACGGTGCGCTGAGCGGGAGTGAGCTCCCCCACCGGCCGGTCGTTTGAGGCTAGTGGTGACCCAGGGGCTGGCGCCCGTGTAGGCGCGATCGGCAAGGATCGCCGCTCACGGAAAGGCTGCCTTCTCCGGGGTGCCGAGGCCGGGGCGCCGGCGAGGATCGCGGCGGCGACCCGGCTGGTGCCGCTGCCGTTGCAGCCCCAGCCGCCGAACCCCCGCTTCCACGTCTTTCAGTCGATTTGCGGCTAAGCTGCGCTTGCAGCGTTCAGGCGCTGATTCTTTGCAGCGTGGGCGGTGTCGGCGTGTACATCATGTCGGCATCGCCGCGCTGCGGTACAAATCGGCTCCATGTCGAGGACCACCCCCACTCCGCCCAAGCTGGCACGCGTGATCGCACGCAGGCGCAATGGTGCCGCCCGGCGCGTCGAGATCTCCGCCCAGGAGGTCGAGGAAGCCTTCCGGCTCCTGCAGTACGTACCCAGTCCTGAGGCCCGTCAGCTACGGGATAAGTTCGAGGCCCTTCTTCGGCCCGTGTGCTTCTGGACATCGTCGCGCACGGGACGCTACTCCAACTACCCGGCATGGGGTCCGTGCGGGGTGTTCGTCGGTGCGCCGAACCAGCGTTGCGTCGAGCACCAGTGGCCGCTGCCCGATGGTGTCCCGGATCCCTTCCCGGAGCGGTGCACCGTGACGTTGGACGAGGAACTTGAGGACTCCCGCTGGGTGGAGTACTCCCGAGGGCTGCGCTGCTCCTTCAAACGACGTGAGGGAAGCGAACGGTGCGAGCACCACGATCCGCGCGACGGCGAACTGTGCGGCTACCCCGTGGACGGGGGCGCTACCTGTACGACTGCCGAAGGGGTCTTCGCGTGTCTCACCCACCGGTGGGTGAGACACGCGGATCTCAAGAGCGAACTCGAACAGCTGCCGCTGACCCTGGAATGCGGCTACTGCGATGCCGCCTCGGGCGAGAGCTGTACGAACAGGAACGGCCAAGCGGTCGCATTCCACAAGAAGCGCGTCAACGCCCTCCAGGGCTCATCGGAACACCAGGAACTGTCCGACACGATCGAGTGGCTGCGCCTGTGAGCGGTTCAGTGACGTCCCTGCTGCACTGACGGCGGCCAGAGCAGGGGCATGCGTGAGGACGGCGCCGTGCGCCGTCCTCCTGACAGGTGAACCGCACGGTCCCGACGT is part of the Streptomyces sp. NBC_00250 genome and harbors:
- a CDS encoding relaxase/mobilization nuclease domain-containing protein — encoded protein: MVPDIGRGSRTHGLLVYLYGPGRREEHTDAHLVGSWDGFAPDPGRDTDPQVTLARLTAALDLRVKQAGDRAPAKHVWHCSVRTAPGDRRLSDEEWNAVAQRIVHATGIAPAGDPDGCRWIAVRHAEDHIHIVATLVRGDLRNPRLNYDFNKAQAVCRRIEEEMGLRRLNAGDGTAAKNPTSAEKFKAERTGRPETSRETLREAVRQAVAGADDEKEFFTRLREAGLRVKVRHAPSGDALGYNVALPGDRNRHGEPIWYPGSKLAPDLSLPKIRLRLADGTAERATPSAAGARADWSPPARERRSATGIAERAAVLLDGDDDEAAAQLVGVGELLDAVAQTSPAATRAELAAAARAFERATRSHVRAERADTRALRSAARGIVQAGGALGRGEDGGTTAMLVSTLVLVTLAAARWHSARSHAQQAHASRQAAEHLRTAYRQAAATPMRVLHDQGRALPEAQRRTQEATLRAALPEQGVRADGTPMKTDALVATLAQAEQAGHDPEDLLQQAIDMRELDTAADVNDVLVWRLRRLAQLPAHAGEASRRPQAGTRPTKTSANRTSERNSPTAAPRPAVSDPRSRPPRR
- a CDS encoding zinc finger domain-containing protein, with product MSRTTPTPPKLARVIARRRNGAARRVEISAQEVEEAFRLLQYVPSPEARQLRDKFEALLRPVCFWTSSRTGRYSNYPAWGPCGVFVGAPNQRCVEHQWPLPDGVPDPFPERCTVTLDEELEDSRWVEYSRGLRCSFKRREGSERCEHHDPRDGELCGYPVDGGATCTTAEGVFACLTHRWVRHADLKSELEQLPLTLECGYCDAASGESCTNRNGQAVAFHKKRVNALQGSSEHQELSDTIEWLRL